The uncultured Tateyamaria sp. region AAGAGTATGTCGAAAGGGACACGCCGATCCTGCTGTCCCATGGCGCAGTGCCCCTGGTCCGCGGGGGCGAGGCGCAATCGATGGAAGGCCCGGAATTTTCCCGCCATGTCGTCTTTGAGTTTCCCACCTACGAGGCTGCCTTGGCTGCCTACAACGACCCGGACTACCAGGAGGTCATGAAGATTCGCCACCGGACTGCCACATCCATGATCGTTGTGGCAAAGGGGGCCTGATCGATGGCAGAGGTGATGCAAGCCGCTGACGGCACGCCATTGAAACGTAGCCTGGCGCGCGCACTGCGCCGCCAAAAAATACGCGCGCTGGCCCTGATTGCGCCGCTTCTTCTTTTTGTTCTGATCACATTTATCGTGCCGATTGCATCCATGCTGTTTCGGTCGGTCGAAAATGAAATTGTCGGCAATACGCTTCCCATGACGGTCGAGGCGCTCGCCGACTGGGACGCACGTTCGGGCGCATTGCCGGACGAAGCCGTGTTCGAAGCCATGTATTTTGACATGTTCCTCGCAGCCGAGGCCAAGCGCCATACGCGGCTCGGCACGCGCATGAATTACGAGCAGACGGGCGTGTCGTCCCTTTTCAGGCAAACGGGACGTGCGTTGGATGACATTGGCAAAGAAACGCAAAAACCGCTCGAACAGTTGAACGACGCGTGGAAAGACGGCGAGACATGGTACGGAATTTTCAACGCAACTGCCGATGCCGATACGGCACTTATGTCCCAGCAACGGGGGCGTGTTGCTGCGTTGACGGGCGCCTCTGCCGCAGGCGATGTGAACTTTGCCCCTGATGCACGTCTGTCTGAACTTCTGCCGCGCACGACGCGCGCCTACACGGCATGGGCGATCTTCACAGCAACCCAACAAGGGCGCGACCCGGCCACGCGGGACCCGTGGGAAGCCGTCGCAACGGCGCTGGCGTTGGATCTGAAAACGGCTGACTTGTCCGCATATGATGGGTCCGGTGCCGATCTTCTGGTTGAAGCGCAGGTTGCCAATCTTCCCGTTCCCGCACTGGCAGACGCCTTTGCCGATATGGACGAAGACTGGGGTGATGCGACGGTCTGGAAAACCATCCAGACCCATTCCGGCATATATACGTCCGGTTACTTCCTTAACGCCGTTGACGCACAAAAAACGCCGGACGGCATCGCATGGCAACCTGAGGAAAAGCAGATCCTGTTGACCCTCTTTGGCCGCACGATCTGGATGTCACTGCTGATCACGTTCTCCTGCATCGCGCTTGGCTATCCCATCGCGTGGTTGCTTGCGAACCTGCCAATGCGCAAGGCAAACATACTGCTGATCCTGGTCCTCCTACCATTCTGGACATCACTGCTGGTGCGCACGTCCGCATGGAAGGTCATGTTGCAGCAACAGGGAGTGATCAACGATGTGCTGGTCTGGGTCGGGCTGGTCGCGGATGACGGACGCCTTATCATGATCAACAACCAGTTCGGTACGATTGTCGCTATGACACATATCCTGCTGCCCTTCATGATCCTGCCGATGTATTCGGTGATGCAGACCATTCCGCCCAGTTATCTGCGGGCGGCCAAGTCCTTGGGCGCCACGAACTGGACGGCCTTCTGGCGAGTTTACTTCCCGCAATCTGTGCCGGGTATCGGGGCAGGCAGTATTCTCGTCTTCATCCTGTCCATTGGCTATTATATCACGCCGGAAATCGTGGGGGGGACCAAGGGTGTCTTCATCTCGAACCGGATCGCCTACCATATCTCGTCATCGCTCAACTGGGGCCTTGCCGCGGCGCTCGGAACCATCCTTCTGGCCGCTGTGCTTGTGCTCTATTGGGCCTATGACAAGATCGTGGGCATCGACAACGTCAAGCTGGGGTAACCGACCATGGGCCTTCCTCCATATGCCACACTGGGTCAACGGATCTGGTACTACAGCTTCCGAGTGATCTGTGGACTCATCTTTTTCTTCCTTGTGGCACCGATTGTCGTGGTCATGCCGCTGTCGTTCAACGCGCAGGACTTCTTTACCTTCACGCCTGAAATGCTGCGGCTGGATCCCGAAGGCTACTCGCTCAAACACTACCGGGACTTCTTCACCAACCCGCAATGGCAGCTGGCCCTCAAAAACTCGCTGATCATTGCACCGCTGGCCACCATCATCTCCGTCAGCCTTGGCACATTGGCAGCCATCGGCCTCAGCCAAAGCCACGTGCCGTTTAAGGGGACGATCATGGCGATCCTGATCTCACCCATGATCGTACCGCTGATCATCTCGGCCACGGGAATGTTCTTTTTCTACGCGCAACTCGGCAACTGGATGGAAGGCACCCTGGGCCTCGACAAGGGGTTCGTAGGCTACGTCAAGGTTGTGCTGGCCCACGCCGTGCTAGGTATTCCGTTCGTAATCATCACAGTCACCGCCACTCTGGTCGGCTTCGACCGCTCGCTCACCCGTGCGGCTGCGAACATGGGCGCTGGCCCGGTCACAACCTTCTTCCGGGTACAAATGCCTCTGATCCTGCCAGGCGTCATCTCCGGCGGCCTCTTCGCCTTTATCACCAGCTTCGATGAGGTTGTCGTCGTTCTGTTCGTCGGCTCCGCCAGCCAGAAAACTCTGCCGTGGCAAATGTTCATCGGCCTGCGCGAACAGATCAGCCCCACAATCCTGGCGGTTGCGACAATCCTCGTAGTGATCTCGATCGCGCTTCTTACCACGGTCGAACTGCTCCGCCGCCGCAGTGAACGCCTGCGTGGCATGTCACCCGGATAGGCGTTTCTTTCGGCTGAAAATATCCCGGGGAGTTTGAGGGGCAGAGCCCCTCATTCATTCACATGAATCGTGTCGCGGCACGCGTCCTTTGGATCACCGCAAACGCATCAGCAGGCTCAGGGATGCATAGCCGTCCGCAGTCAAACCTTGCGATTGCTGGTAAGCGCGCACGGCGTCCAATGTCTTGGGTCCAATCTTGCCATCGACACCTTGGGTATCAAAGCCAGCAGCCGTCAGCAGTCGTTGCATTTCCTGCCGTTCGGAAAAAGTAAGGGCCCGATCTCCACGCGGCCAATCGGCCTGAAAAGGCGGACCGCCACCGATGCGATCGCTGAGATGTCCGACACCAATGACATACGCATCCGCCGCGTTGTACCGCTCGATCACCTCGAAATTCTTGAAAACCATCAAGGCCACCCCGTTGGTCCCTGCAGGCAACAGGATCGATGCGTCGCCATAATTCGGCACCGGCTTGCCGTCGACGCCCATGACACCCAGACGCGCCCATTGTGCTGGGCTGCGTTTCACCTGGCGGTTGGCAGAGGCGTAGTTGAAGGACTGCGGCAAACGCACCTCGACACCCCAGGGCTGGCCCTTGATCCAGCCAAAGCGTGACAGATAGGCTGCGGTGGATGCCAGGGCATCTGTTGGGTCATCTGACCAGATGTCTCGCTTCCCGTCGCCCGTGAAATCGACCGCATAGTCCAGGTACGAGGTCGGAATGAACTGTGTGTGCCCCATCGCCCCGGCCCATGATCCGGTCATGTTTCGTGGACTGGTGTCGCCGCTTTGCAAAATCTTCAGGGCCGCAACAAGCTGTCCTTCAAAGAACGCGCCACGCCGACCATCATGGGCAAGGGTAGCAAGGCTTTGCACAACGTCGTTGGACCCACGGAAACTGCCATAGTTGCTTTCCAGTCCCCAAACCGCCACGACCACTTCCTTGGCAACGCCATACCGCGCCTCGATCGCGTCAAGTGTTCGAGCATGTGTGCGCAGCGCGTCCTTGCCATTGCGTACACGGCTGTCAGACGCTGCACTGTCCAGATAGTCCCATATCGTCTTGGTGAATTCGGATTGATTGCGGTCGCGCTTGATCACGTCAGCGTCGTAGCGCACGCCCCGGAATGCCCGGTCAAAGGTGGTGCCGCTGATACCCTCACGTATCGCCTGGCTGCGAAACTGTGCGATCCACTGCTGAAACGCCGGGTCCTTGGCTGACGGCTGGCGGGGCGTCGATGCGTCCCGGGTCAGGGCCACCGGACGCAATTGCGGCCGCATCACCGCCGCGGTCGACACCGCGACAGGCGACAGCGTCTGCGCGCGCGCCACCGTTTCCCCCACCGGTCGCAACTCAGGTCGAATTGAAGACGGAACGGGCTGTGAAACCGCCGCTCCCACCAGAAAAAGCGCGCCGATTGTCGCGCCAAGGGTGACTGCCCACCGCATATTGTGCCTCATGCTCGCTTGTACCGCGTTTTCTACAGTCTAGCGAAAAGTGGCCCCACGGCAAAGGGATCAGTCAAAATGAGCGCGGTCCTTCGCCACTTCATGCACTTCGGCGCGGATGCGGGCCAGGTGATCGCGCAGCAATGACACCCTGTGCGGTCGAAAGCTTTGGTCGGTCACGTTCAAGTCATCCATGCGGTCCAGCCGGAAGACGCGAAAGTCTTCGCGCAAATGACACCAGGCCAAAAGCACATTGGTGTTTTCCATATAGACGATGCCCAATGGTTTCACAGTCCGCTCGGTCTGATCGCCCTTTGCATCCTGATAGGCAAAGCGCACGCTCAGTTCATCCCACGCGGCCTGGCGCAAATGTGCCACGTCAATGCGCGGAGGGTCGGGTCGCCAATACCGGCGCGCGTCAAGAACCGCATGCTTCAACCGGTGTGCCTGTTTCGGTGGCACCCGCGCTTGTATCTTTGCCAACGCAGAGGTCGCCGCCTTCGCAAGCGCAGGGTCCGCGATCACGGCGACATCCCGCAGACCCAGAACCAGTGCTTCCAATTCGTCATCTTCAAATCCCAAAGGGGGCAGCGACGCGTCCTCGATCAGTGTAAATCCAAAACCCGCCTCGCCATCAATCACAGCGCCAAGCCCGCGCAATTCATCAATGTCGCGGTAGATCGTGCGCAGCGACACATCCATTTCATGGGCCAGCGATTGCGCCGTGATGGGCGGCGTAAGACGACGCAGTGTTTGCATCAATTGGAAAAGGCGATGTGTTCTGGTCATGGTCCAGTCATATCACATGTACTGTCAATTTCTGACAGCACACAGCGCTATCTCAAGTCCAGATTTCATTCCAGGAGAGAAAGATGCTGACCCTTGTGACTTATCCTCCCGCCTTCGGCCAACCCAGTGGCAGCCCGTTCTGCGTCAAGGCGCTGTACCTTCTGAACCTGTCCGGACTGCCCTGGCAACGCAAAGACACCGCAGACCCGCGCAACTGGCCCAAGGGCAAGCTGCCTGCACTTTGGGTCGATGACGAAATCATCGGTGACAGCGACAACATCCGCATCTGGCTGGAAGAGCGTGGCGCTCATTTCGATGCCGGGCTCAGTGATCTTGATCGTGCCACATCCCGCGCGTTCATTCGGATGGCAGAGGAACATATGTATTTCCATGTCGTAATGGACCGCTGGGGCGACAAGGCCGTTTGGCCATTGGTTAGAGACACATATTTTGCTGCCATGCCCACATTTCTGCGCAAGTTCATCACCCGTGGCATACGTCGGGTGTTGTTGCGCGGAATGGATGCCCAGGGGCTCGGACGTCTGACTGCCGGCGAACGCCTGGAACGGATCGAACCCGACTTGCAAGCCATCTCTGATCGCCTTTGGCACGGACCGTTCCTGTTCGGAAAAGCACCAAGTGCGGCAGATGCGAGCGTGGCTGCCATGCTGGGGGCGATGGCGTCGACGCCAGGCGGCACAGCCCTGTCGCGCCGTGTGCAACAGGATGTCATGCTTGTCGATTACATGCGCAGGGTCGAGGCAGCGCTGGGTTAGCGCCGCTTGCGGCTGACCTTTCGCTTGGCCTTGTCCGACCGTCGCTTGGCCTTGGCGGGCTTGCGTCGTGGGCTGCGGCCCGCCGGGCTTTGACGTCCGCGCGGCAGCGATTCCCCGTCAAGCGCCAACAGTTCGAGAGCAATCCCGCCGGTCACCGGTACGGCCTCGGCCAGGCGTACCGTCGCACGTTGGCCTAGGCTGATGACCAGTCCGGTGTCCGACCCCATCAACGTATTCGCGTCCCGATCAAAATGAAAATACTCGGCGCCGATGGACCGCATGGGCACCAGCCCATCGGCACCGCTGTCATCAAGCTTCACAAAGATGCCGAATTTTGCGATCCCGGCGACCCGCCCCTCCAGCTCGTCGCCGACCCGTTCGCTCAGATAGGCGGCCAGGTAGCGATCCGTCGTATCCCGTTCAGCCACCATTGACCGACGTTCCGTTCCAGAGATGTGGGTCCCCGTCTTCTCAAGCCCTTCGACATCATCGGGCGTCAACCCATCCATGCCCCATCCATGCGCTGCAATCAGCGCGCGGTGCACGATCAAGTCAGCATAGCGCCTGATCGGGGACGTGAAATGCGCATAGCTGCGCAGCGCAAGGCCAAAATGCCCGAAATTCTGCGGGCTGTAATAGGCTTGGGTCATGGACCGCAGGGTCGAGATATTGATCAGTTCGGCATCGTCAGTGTCTGCGGCCTGAGACAGCAAGCGGTTCAGATGTGCGGTTTTCAGAACCTGGCCTTTCGCCAGCGTCAGGCCTGCGGCCTGTGCCGTCTCGCGCAGGCTATCCAACTTGTCGGGCGACGGTTCTTCGTGCACCCGAAACAAGAGCGGCGATGACTTCGCGATCAGCGTTTCGGCAGCAGCCACATTCGCCAGCACCATGAATTCTTCGATCAGGCGGTGCGCATCCAGCCTGTCCTTGAACGCAACGGACCTGACCGTGCCATCCTCGGCCAGAACGATCTGACGTTCCGGAAGGTCCAGCTCCAGCGGCTGACGCGACTTGCGTGCCTCAACAAGCGCTGCATATGCCGCGTAAAGCGGACGTATACCAGTCTCTAACAAAGGCAATGTGCGGTCGTTTGGATGTCCGTCAATGGCTGCCTGCACCTCTTCATAGTGCAGCGAAGCCGGCGACCGCATCAGGCCACGGTGAAAGCTGTGCCCGATCTTTTTACCTTGCGCATCAACCCGCATTCGCACCGCAATACAGGCGCGCGGCACGCCTTCGTGCAGCGAACACAAGTCCCCCGACAGCCTGTCCGGCAGCATCGGCACAACGCGATCCGGGAAATAGGTCGAATTGCCCCGCTTCTTCGCCTCGCGATCCAAGGCGGATCCGGGCGTCACATAGGCCGCAACATCCGCAATCGCGACCCAGATGATGTGCCCGCCCTGGTTCTTGGGGTCGTCATCTGCATGAGCATAACACGCGTCATCATGGTCCCGGGCATCCGACGGATCAATCGTGACCAGCGGCAGATCGCGCAGGTCTTCACGGCCCTTCAGGCCAGCCGGTTTCTTGGCATCCGCTTCGGCAATGACCGGATCGGGAAACGCATCGGGTATCCCATGTTCGTGAATGGCGATCAGCGATACGGCCTTGGGCGCGGACGGATCGCCCAATCGTTCGACAATACGGGCCCTTGGCAAACCGATGCGTCCCTTGGGGCCCGCCTGTTCCGCCTCGACCAGTTCGCCATCCTTGGCGCCATGTGTCGCGCCGGCGGGCACGGACCACTCCTTGTCGCTGCCCTTGTCTACCGGCAGGATCCGCCCCCCTTCGGCCCCAGCGCGAAACACGCCAAGGATACGGCGCGGGTTTGTCCCGATGCGACGGATCAACCGTGCTTCGTAATGGTGGTCGTCTTGCTTGACCAATGTCAGACGCGCCAGGATACGATCACCGGCGCCCAGCGCCGGATCTGAGGCGCGCGGCAAAACCAGAATGCGGGGCTCCACCCCCTCACCTTGCCATTCCATCGGGCGCGCAAACAGATCGCCATTATCATCAGGGGCTTCTACCTGCAAAACGCTGACCGGCGGCAGTCGATCGGGATCCTGATATGTCTTCTTGCGCTTCTCAAGGTGACCGTCGGCCTCCAACTCCTTGAGCAGGCGTTTGAGGTCTATCCGCGCTGCACCCTTGATCCCGAAAGCCTTGGCGATATCGCGTTTGGCGGTCAGGGTCGGGTTCGCGGATATCCAATCAAGAATTTCGGCTTTGGTGGGAATTCGGCTCATGAAATCGGGGTAACATGCACGCGCAAGGCCGTCATGGCAAATCGTCTACGGTGTCAATATCAGCAAGCGTATCAACTAGCGCAATACGACGATACCCCAATGCTGTCCGGCTGTCGGCCAAGGCGTGTTCCGTGGACCACCGCACACCGTCGAGGGCAGAACAGGCCAGTTTAGAGCCTGATTTAACCCCGATCAGCCAATACCCGCCATCTGGCGCAGGCCCGAACACTGCGTCGTGGTTTCCAAGCGCGGCAAAAGCCCGCGCGACGCGAATTCTGTCAACTTCGGGGATATCTGCACCAATCACACATACCGCTCCGCCAGCCTGCCGCATCATGCGGATCATGCGGTCGCCCAGATTGCCGGGCCCCTGCGGCCAACGCGGAAGATGAGCAGGCCATATACGCGATTTCATCCCGTCTTGGTCAGGCGTAACAGCCAGCACGACGCGCCAGCGCGGGTCTTCAATCCTCCTCAGCAGACGTCGCACCTGGTGCCGAAACCACCAGGCGGCAGCAACCATGCCAATGTCCCGTCCCAACCGCGTCTTGACCCGCCCCGGCCGGGGTATCTTGAGCATCACGACCAGTGTGGGTGTCACAGTGGCCGCTCCATGTCCCGATGGGGGATGCCCGCATCGTCATAGAGGGGTCCAAACGCGACAAAACCCAATCGTTCGTAGAACGCCAGAGCATGCGTTTGCGCGCCAAGCTTGGCAGTCGTCACACCTTTGTGTTGCCGGGCAACCTCAAGACAGGTTTTGATAATGGCAGCACCCAGTCCCGTCCCGCGCCCGTTACGCAGCACACAGACACGCCCGATCTTGGCAGTTGACCCTTCAATCAGGATGCGCGCACACCCCATGGGCACACCGTCCACACAGGCCAGAACATGAAGAGCATTGGCGTCGCGGCCATCCACTTCGTCCGCTTCGCTAACCCCCTGCTCTTCGATAAAGACGGCGCGGCGCAGCGCGTGGCAGGTTGCCAGATCCTGTGTCTGGACGATGGTCCAGCTCATGCAAAATAGTCCTGCAATATCCGGGAATAGATGGATTTCAGTTGGTGTACATGTTCGACACGGACATGTTCGTCCACTTTGTGCATGGATTGCCCGACAAGCCCGAATTCGACGACAGGGCAGTGATCTTTGACAAAGCGGGCGTCAGACGTGCCGCCAGAGGTGCTGAGTACCGGGGCAACCCCAGTTTCCGCCTCAACGGCTCGTGCGACAAGGTCGGAAAGCGGTCCGGGCGGCGTTAGAAAGCTCTCGCCCGAGATTGTGACGCGCATGTCGATCTTGACACCATAAGACGACGCAATTGCGTCCGCCTGCGCCCCAAGCCATGTTGTCAGGCTGTCACCGGAATGCGTGTCGTTGAACCGGATATTCACCGTACCGCGCGCTTCTGCAGGAATGACATTCGTTGCGGGATTTCCCGTGTCCACCGTCACCACAGCCAAAGTCGAAGGGTCAAAGTGATCCGTGCCGGTGTCCAATGTGTGACTGGCAAGTTGGTCCATCAAGCGCATCAGCGGCGGCAGCGGGTTCTTGGCGCGGTGCGGATAGGCGGAATGGCCCTGCACCCCGGTGATCGTGAACCAGGCTGTCATCGACCCGCGCCGCCCGATCTTCATCATCTCGCCCATGTGTTCGGGACACGTTGGCTCTCCGACCAGGCAAACCGTCATCGCTTCGTTTTGAACGGCCATGTAGTCAAGCAATGCCAGCGTGCCATCGGTGGCGTCGCCTTCTTCGTCACCGGTGATGGCCAGAATGATCGCCCCCTCGGGCGGCTTTGATGACACAAGATCAACAGCCGCCGCGGCAAAGGCTGCAACGCCGGATTTCATATCTGTGGTCCCCCTGCCAAACATGGTGCCGTCATGTATTTCGGCGCCGAACGGGGGCCGCGACCAATCACCAGGGTTGCCGACGGGCACGACGTCGGTGTGGCCGTTAAAGCCAAAGGTGCGCGGATGCCCGTTGGGTCCAAAGCGGGCGAACAGATTGCGAATGCCACCGCGATCCGCCCAGGCACACTCAAACCCCGCCTCTGACAGCAGTCTGTGCAATACATCAAGCGCACCTGCATCTTCGGGTGTCACGGATGGGCACCGCACCAGATCAGCGGTGAGCGCAACAGGATCAACAGGTTGCATAGGCTGCTCCCAAACTAAGATGTGGCGAAAAGGACGCGGGCCGCGCCTTGCACCGACGGGACAGTTAACAGGCCATAAATTCCTGTGCTAGTGTACACGCAATAATATGACCCGAGGCAGGGCATCAGCAGTCCGGTCGCCAACGTGCGGCCACGAAAGTGCAAAAATGCGCACACCGTATGACACGCGGATCAACCGCGTGCGCTGCGTCTGTTCTGTCCGCAAGATTTTGGGGTGGGGTAGACTATGCCGGCATCAGAACTTCCGATCCAGACGGTGCGCGAAGGCGTTAACGCAGAAGACATGGCAAATGCCATCTTTGGCGATGGCGTGTTTGTGGATTCAGCCACGTACACAGGCGACATCGACAGCGCGGGGATCTACTCGAACGGCGACTCGGTTTCGCCAGGAGCCACGCCATCCGACACCGGGGTGATCCTGTCGACGGGCAACGCGGAGAGCTTTACGAATTCATCAGGACAGGAAAATCAGTCCAACAGCACATCAACGAACACGTCCGGCCAGAACAACAACGCGCAGTTCAATGCAGCTGCGGGCGCCCGCACATTCGATGCCTCGTACCTGGATGTGAACTTTATCCCCGATGGCAACCTGATGACGATGCAATTCGTGTTCAGTTCGGAAGAATATCCGGAATTTCAGAACTCGGTCTATCAAGACTTTGTCGGGGTGTGGGTCAACGGCCAGCTGGTCGAAATGGAAGTGGGTGATGGCGACACCGACCCGGGCAACATCAACACGACCAACAACATCAACATGTTCGTCGACAACACAAACGACGATTACAACACCGAGATGGATGGCTTTACCATCACGCTGACCCTGACCATGGTGGTCAATCCGGGTCAGATGAACAACATCCGGATCGGCATCGCCGATGTGTCCGACAACCAATACGATTCAAACCTGCTGATTGCCGCGGATTCGGTGCAAACCGCGCTCGTGGCCGTGGGCGACGATGTCGATGTCTTTCCGGATGGCAGTAAAACCTTCAACGTGCTCGACAACGATGTGTCGCCCAATGGCAGCGTTCTGACCATCACCCACATCAACGGACAACCCGTCAGCTATGACCCGGTCACGGGGATTGGCACGACCATCACGCTGCCCACAGGCCAACAGGTCACCATTGGTCCGAACGGCGAACTGACCGTTGTCGGGGACGGCGACGAAGAGAATTTCAACTTCACCTACACGGTGACCGACGGCGCCAACACCGACACCGGATTTGTGAATGCGACGTCAGTGCCCTGCTTTGTCGCGGGGACGCTGATTGCCACGCCAGACGGTGAGGTTCCGGTCGAAACCCTGACAGCAGGGGATCTGGTCACTACGCAAGATGAAGGCGCACAGCCCTTGCGATGGATCGGGACGCGCACGGTTCCCGCGCAAAACCAATACGCCCCAATACTGATCCGGGCGGGCACCTTTGGGCAGCATGACGATGTCATGGTGTCACCGCTGCACCGTGTCCTGATCCGCGACAGCCTGGCCGAATTGCTGTTTGGCGAAGGCGAAGTGTTGGTGGCGGCCAAGGATCTGGTCAACGACCGCTCCGTCACGCGGCAGGAAGGCGGGATGGTCACCTATGTCCATCTGATGTTTGACAAGCACCAGGTTGTGTTTTCGGGTGGACTGGCCACCGAAAGCTTCTTGCCTGGTCCCCAAACGACCAAAAGCCTGGAACGCGAAATCGTGGAGGAGATCTGTGACATCTTCCCCGAGCTTGACCCAAGCACCGGGGGCGGATACGGGCAAGCCGCCCGCCGTACATTGCGCGGATACGAGGCCGGATTGTGGCGCAAGGCAAGGGCCGCTGCATGAGCTGGTTGGGCGTCACCAATCACGAGGATGGCCGATTTTCGAAATCCGGGCTGGATCAAAAAACACTGGCGCCGCGGCAAGGCACAATGCTGGAACGCGGCACGCTCATGTTCGAAACGCGAGTTGCCGGACATGAACGGCCGCATGACCTTGTCGGTATGTCGCACCCGTTTCCATGGCCGCGGGAATTGGCATTTCGTGCAATCCCCGGCGGCGGTATTGCCATGCTGCACCGACACAACACTGACATTTCGCACGCGGCCATTCGGTGGGCGAATGACGGGCGCGCCTACACCTTGCGCGTCACCTATGCGTGGAATGCGCCCGAAGGGTGGGGCCGACTGGCGCTGGAACGCCCCGAAGGCAATCGCATCATCAGCCGCCCGGTTCACATGCCGAAAGCCTTCATGACAGATGACTTGCGCGACATCGCGTTGGCGCACCCCGCCCGGACCCTGTCCAAAGAGGTGCTGTTTGCGGCCATCAGCGATCAGGTGCAACCCATCGGGCCCATGCCCAGCCTGCATCCCGCAACACCGATCGCAACGCCGCGTGGCTACAAACCGGCCGAAAGCTTGCGGCGCGGCGATACTGTCATCACCGGCAACGGCGACATCGTTCCCGTTCTGCATGTCGTCCGGCACACGGTGCCCGCGCGCGGCAGCTTTGCCCCGGTTCGGTTGCGCGCACCCTATTTCGGTCTGGACCGCGACATTGTGGTCGCCCCTGAACAACGCCTCGTCCTGCGCGGATCAGAAGTTGAATACAACTTTGGGCAAGAGGCGGTGCTGGTCCCCGCCCGCCATCTGGTCAATGGACAGGCCGCCATGTGGGGTGACGCCAAGAGCACCATGGATTACGTGCAGGTCATCCTGCCGGGACACGAGGCCATTGTCGCTGCGGGCTGCGCTTTGGAAAGCCTTTACATCGGGCGTATTCGCCGCGACGCCGAACGATTGGATGCGAGTGTGCTTGGTGACGTGCCCAGTCGCCTGCTGCCCGAACACGCCCGGCCCATCCACCAGGTCCTTGGCCCGTTCGAGGCCATTACATTGGTCGATCAGCGCGCGGCATAGCGCCATAACCCAAATGTCAGGTGTACATCTGCGTCTTGCGGGCGCGCGCCTCGTCCGTCGCCCGCCCGGTGCCATCATGGTAGCTGCCGAACCAGCGATCCCAAGGCATTTCGACTGTGCCGTAGTTACATTCGAAATAACGGTGGTGCAGCTGATGAAAATACACCCCCATCCGCATCTGTCGCGTGTCCTTGACCACCAATTCTTCGAACCCTGAATGACTGAAAACGGGGTGCGTTGATTGCACGTACCCGTGGAACATTACGTGCAAGGGATGGCTCGGCACAATCAGGTGGATAGCGAAGTTGGTGTAGAACATCAGATGTTCGACCGGATGCATCGCGATACCTGACCATGGCCCGACATTGACGTTGCGGTGATGCAGCGCGTGGGCCAGCTTG contains the following coding sequences:
- a CDS encoding Hint domain-containing protein translates to MSWLGVTNHEDGRFSKSGLDQKTLAPRQGTMLERGTLMFETRVAGHERPHDLVGMSHPFPWPRELAFRAIPGGGIAMLHRHNTDISHAAIRWANDGRAYTLRVTYAWNAPEGWGRLALERPEGNRIISRPVHMPKAFMTDDLRDIALAHPARTLSKEVLFAAISDQVQPIGPMPSLHPATPIATPRGYKPAESLRRGDTVITGNGDIVPVLHVVRHTVPARGSFAPVRLRAPYFGLDRDIVVAPEQRLVLRGSEVEYNFGQEAVLVPARHLVNGQAAMWGDAKSTMDYVQVILPGHEAIVAAGCALESLYIGRIRRDAERLDASVLGDVPSRLLPEHARPIHQVLGPFEAITLVDQRAA